The proteins below come from a single Candidatus Neomarinimicrobiota bacterium genomic window:
- a CDS encoding rRNA pseudouridine synthase has translation MTEKPEEQVRFNRFLAMSGLGSRRVCDDLIQKGLVTINGEIESNPATRVNPLSDEVVFQGKRMVLEANYQYFLLNKPTQVITTTNDPYGRTTIIDLIPSEERIYPVGRLDYDTTGAIILTNDGDLAYSLTHPKFQIPKTYAVRVLGQVSKDDLDRLPLGINIEAKTPAIAEVLDYNYFERFTEIRLILREGRKREIKRIFMALGHKVVKLHREQFAFLRVDDLSLGKYRELSAAEIAKLKELAHGH, from the coding sequence ATGACTGAAAAACCTGAAGAACAAGTACGCTTCAATCGATTTCTGGCCATGTCTGGTCTTGGCTCGCGAAGGGTTTGTGATGATCTAATTCAAAAAGGGTTGGTCACAATTAATGGCGAGATTGAAAGTAATCCGGCAACCCGTGTGAACCCTCTTTCTGATGAGGTTGTCTTTCAGGGTAAGCGGATGGTTCTTGAAGCAAACTATCAATACTTTCTATTGAATAAGCCTACGCAGGTCATTACCACAACAAATGATCCCTATGGCAGAACCACCATCATCGATTTAATTCCCTCAGAGGAGAGAATATATCCTGTTGGCAGGTTGGATTATGATACCACAGGGGCCATTATTCTAACAAATGATGGTGACCTGGCATATAGCCTGACCCATCCAAAATTTCAAATTCCCAAAACTTATGCAGTCAGGGTTCTTGGACAAGTGAGCAAGGATGACCTGGATCGCTTACCACTTGGCATAAATATTGAAGCTAAAACACCTGCAATCGCAGAGGTTCTTGACTACAATTATTTCGAAAGATTTACAGAAATCAGACTCATCCTGAGAGAGGGTCGAAAACGCGAAATAAAGAGAATTTTTATGGCTCTGGGTCACAAGGTGGTGAAACTCCATAGAGAGCAATTTGCATTTTTAAGAGTAGATGATCTCTCCCTGGGCAAGTACCGGGAATTATCAGCTGCCGAGATCGCAAAATTGAAGGAATTGGCACATGGACATTAA
- a CDS encoding (d)CMP kinase yields MIIAIDGPAASGKSSTAHGVALKLNFRHIDTGAMYRAITLKIINENMDLSKLDALQSLLDDLDLKVTFNDDNQEIYLDGTLLGDEIRSPQVTALVADVSAIAGVRKRLLGVQREVAKSHDVVLEGRDIGTVVFPDADIKIYMVADVRVRALRRQKDFARQGIDKSVEELEKEILERDEHNAKRKLAPMKAAKDAITLDTTALSIDDQIEFIVSRVETAKSNGGNLMTKKQDMDAKAEEVTEDVAVEATEDTAEVSAESQDAVETTPAEETPEAPAEEAVVEEATEIAAEEATEEVVEEVKEEATEEAAPVEEVVEATEEVAEVADVVEEAPVVEAEPVVEVAEEVAPEAESVEEAAPAEAPESEVAEEVAPSEASTDAPDVSQGKRALMNDLFAEIKTLKQGELPEDQEVTSKESIAYQELLDHAVIDLDQQSLVKARIISVSDKEVMVDFGFKSEGLVPRHEFDDNVPEIGETIELFLERIEDKLGQAVLSKRKAEFMGVWNNVKQKYADAETVEGTISRRIKGGMVVNILGVDAFLPGSQLDVRPIRDFDAYVGKTFEFKIVKVNEFRKNIVVSRKELLEESLKEQRSKLLDEIEVGQILEGRIKNITDFGVFVDLGGIDGLLHITDLSWGRVNHPSEVVGLDEDIMVKVIDYDTTKQRVSLGLKQLKPHPWESVVAKYPEGTSVHGKVVSLANYGAFVELTAGVEGLVHISEISWTQHIKHPSDVFNVGDEIDAIVLSVDAENHKISLGVKQLQPDPWTTIEEKYLVGSTHEGTVRNLAQFGAFIELEEGIDGLVHISDLSWTSKVRHPKEIVNRGDKIMVKILDISQSERKISLGIKQAQENPWPELKDRFAVNTSHTGTVIKLLEKGVILSFPDTDVEGIISLGNFRKKERKEILDQFEQDAEVEVKVVEVDATEKKVVVSHASAIKDKERNDIDEFIRGQDQVSDKLEIPEAILSKIREAEKKPVEKAEKAEKAEKAEKAEKAEKAEKAEKAEKKPAKKKAAPKKKVKVEEVEEVAEVEVTPEVVEAPEEVEEAPEAPEAEAADSDEGAKE; encoded by the coding sequence ATGATTATTGCAATTGATGGCCCTGCGGCATCCGGCAAGAGCTCAACGGCTCACGGCGTTGCACTAAAATTAAATTTTCGACACATCGATACAGGTGCAATGTATCGAGCTATCACCCTAAAAATAATCAATGAAAACATGGATTTATCAAAGCTCGATGCACTCCAGAGCTTATTGGATGATCTTGATCTCAAAGTCACATTCAACGATGATAATCAGGAAATCTATCTGGACGGAACCCTGCTAGGGGATGAAATTCGATCCCCTCAAGTAACCGCCCTGGTAGCTGATGTCAGCGCCATCGCTGGAGTAAGAAAACGATTGCTGGGGGTTCAGCGTGAAGTTGCCAAATCCCATGATGTTGTTCTTGAAGGGCGAGATATAGGAACAGTTGTTTTTCCTGATGCTGATATCAAGATATACATGGTGGCTGATGTTCGGGTTCGAGCTTTACGCAGACAGAAAGATTTTGCCCGACAGGGTATTGATAAATCCGTAGAAGAATTAGAAAAAGAGATTCTCGAGAGAGATGAACACAATGCCAAACGCAAGTTGGCGCCCATGAAAGCTGCCAAAGATGCGATTACACTCGATACGACCGCGTTAAGTATCGATGATCAAATAGAATTTATTGTCTCCAGGGTGGAGACAGCGAAGTCAAATGGAGGAAACTTAATGACCAAGAAACAAGACATGGATGCAAAGGCTGAAGAAGTAACAGAAGACGTTGCTGTAGAAGCAACAGAAGATACAGCTGAAGTATCCGCGGAATCCCAAGACGCCGTCGAGACGACGCCCGCCGAGGAAACCCCTGAAGCCCCTGCTGAAGAAGCCGTGGTTGAGGAAGCAACTGAAATTGCTGCTGAAGAAGCAACTGAAGAGGTTGTTGAAGAAGTAAAAGAAGAAGCAACAGAAGAAGCTGCTCCTGTAGAGGAAGTAGTAGAAGCAACTGAAGAGGTGGCAGAAGTTGCTGATGTTGTTGAAGAAGCACCCGTTGTTGAAGCGGAACCAGTAGTTGAGGTTGCCGAAGAAGTAGCTCCAGAAGCAGAATCTGTGGAAGAAGCTGCTCCAGCTGAAGCTCCTGAATCAGAGGTTGCCGAGGAAGTTGCTCCTTCTGAAGCTTCTACAGACGCACCTGATGTATCCCAGGGGAAACGTGCGTTGATGAATGATCTTTTTGCTGAGATCAAAACCCTGAAACAAGGTGAACTGCCTGAAGATCAGGAAGTTACCAGCAAAGAATCCATTGCGTACCAGGAACTTTTGGATCATGCTGTCATCGATTTAGATCAACAGTCATTGGTCAAGGCTCGTATTATTTCCGTGAGCGACAAAGAGGTTATGGTAGATTTTGGTTTCAAATCTGAAGGTCTCGTTCCTCGTCATGAATTTGATGATAATGTGCCTGAAATTGGTGAAACCATTGAACTCTTTTTGGAGCGCATTGAAGATAAGCTCGGCCAGGCCGTACTATCCAAACGCAAAGCTGAGTTCATGGGTGTCTGGAATAATGTTAAGCAGAAATATGCTGATGCTGAAACGGTTGAAGGTACCATTTCCCGACGTATCAAGGGTGGAATGGTTGTAAATATCCTCGGTGTTGATGCATTCTTGCCTGGTTCACAGCTGGATGTAAGACCTATCAGAGATTTCGATGCTTATGTTGGAAAAACTTTCGAATTCAAGATCGTTAAGGTCAATGAATTTCGTAAAAATATTGTTGTTTCCCGCAAGGAACTCCTGGAAGAGAGCCTGAAGGAACAGCGTAGTAAACTCCTGGATGAAATTGAAGTTGGCCAGATTCTCGAAGGTCGGATCAAGAACATTACCGACTTTGGTGTGTTTGTTGACCTGGGTGGAATTGATGGTCTGCTCCATATCACAGATCTCTCATGGGGTCGTGTCAATCATCCTTCAGAGGTTGTTGGTCTGGATGAGGACATCATGGTCAAGGTTATAGATTATGATACAACCAAGCAGAGAGTATCACTGGGTCTCAAACAACTCAAACCCCATCCATGGGAAAGTGTTGTAGCAAAATACCCAGAAGGAACATCTGTACATGGTAAGGTTGTTAGCCTTGCCAACTATGGTGCCTTTGTTGAACTGACTGCCGGTGTTGAGGGTCTGGTTCACATCTCAGAGATTTCATGGACCCAGCACATTAAGCATCCTTCAGATGTTTTTAATGTAGGTGATGAGATCGATGCCATCGTGCTTTCAGTAGATGCTGAAAACCACAAGATTTCCCTTGGAGTAAAACAGCTTCAACCCGATCCATGGACAACCATCGAAGAGAAATATCTCGTCGGTTCAACCCATGAGGGTACCGTCCGCAACCTGGCACAGTTCGGAGCTTTTATCGAACTTGAAGAGGGCATTGACGGTTTAGTTCACATTTCTGATTTATCATGGACGAGCAAAGTTCGCCATCCCAAAGAAATTGTGAACCGTGGTGACAAAATCATGGTAAAAATCCTTGATATTTCCCAGAGTGAACGCAAAATCTCACTGGGAATCAAGCAGGCACAGGAAAATCCATGGCCTGAACTAAAGGATCGTTTTGCTGTGAATACATCACATACGGGTACGGTCATAAAGCTTCTCGAAAAGGGCGTCATCCTTAGCTTCCCTGATACGGATGTAGAAGGAATAATTTCTCTGGGCAATTTCCGTAAGAAAGAGCGCAAGGAAATCCTCGATCAGTTTGAACAGGATGCTGAAGTTGAAGTAAAGGTTGTTGAAGTGGATGCGACTGAGAAAAAAGTTGTCGTCAGCCACGCCTCAGCAATTAAAGATAAAGAACGCAATGATATCGATGAATTTATCCGTGGTCAAGACCAGGTAAGCGATAAACTCGAGATCCCAGAAGCCATTCTTAGCAAAATCCGCGAAGCAGAAAAAAAACCTGTAGAGAAAGCCGAGAAAGCTGAAAAGGCAGAGAAGGCTGAGAAAGCCGAGAAAGCTGAAAAGGCAGAGAAGGCTGAGAAAGCCGAGAAGAAGCCAGCCAAGAAAAAGGCTGCTCCTAAAAAGAAAGTTAAAGTCGAGGAAGTAGAAGAAGTAGCAGAGGTGGAGGTAACTCCAGAAGTTGTCGAAGCCCCTGAAGAAGTCGAAGAGGCCCCTGAAGCCCCTGAAGCTGAAGCTGCTGATTCAGATGAGGGAGCTAAGGAGTAA
- a CDS encoding short-chain dehydrogenase: MDIKGKRVLIFGGWGLVGQAIAKQLLEEIPSELIVTSLRENEAEEIQNILENHPLNKGTKIISVHGDLFVRNELSYLSKADIYANTEQVELMIHDIYDDLGPDIIDNSKLYQIMDKHKPQILIDCINTATAFAYQNVYQIVAELRAEINEIRKGKTVDDKLIDTVERIISTLYIPQLIRHVQILIESMRQADTQLYLKVGTSGTGGMGFNIPYTHSEDKPSKMLMSKSSLAGAHTMLLWLLGRTPNAPIIKEIKPTAAIAWKKIGYGKVVRRGSHIPLYDSLPHETTILGDALSKSPESTWERVGDEFLESVYIDAGENGYFSAGEFSVLTGEGQMEFVTPEEIADLTLLEIKGGNTGNDIISSLDSSVLAPSYRAGLIRKDALKKMEVLEEETGKDSVAFELLGPPRLTKLLYEVYILKRLKGNISEVLSADPEELAGQMEKEILTNKELRSTILSVGTPILFKDGLTFLRGPDMSEPNFEGRTVLEINPENIEKWTSGGWLDLRKSNIEKWQERLAALGDDMEKETKQDYSSYYFRNRRFLGATQRMDIGIIVNWVLEYEDKGYRIK, from the coding sequence ATGGACATTAAAGGTAAACGCGTCTTAATATTTGGTGGTTGGGGACTGGTTGGTCAAGCCATTGCTAAACAACTGCTTGAAGAAATACCCTCTGAATTAATCGTTACATCCTTGAGGGAGAATGAGGCTGAAGAAATTCAGAACATTCTGGAAAATCATCCCCTCAATAAAGGGACGAAAATAATTTCTGTTCATGGTGATCTCTTTGTGCGAAACGAATTGTCCTATCTGTCAAAGGCCGATATTTATGCCAACACTGAACAAGTGGAATTAATGATTCATGATATTTATGATGATCTCGGTCCAGATATTATTGATAATTCGAAATTATATCAGATCATGGACAAGCATAAGCCACAAATCCTCATTGATTGTATTAATACCGCCACAGCTTTTGCCTACCAGAATGTTTATCAGATTGTTGCAGAGCTACGGGCAGAAATCAATGAAATCCGCAAGGGCAAAACGGTTGACGATAAGCTGATTGATACGGTTGAACGAATAATCTCCACGCTTTATATCCCTCAGTTAATTCGTCACGTCCAAATACTTATCGAAAGTATGCGCCAGGCTGATACTCAATTGTATTTAAAAGTGGGTACCAGTGGTACGGGTGGTATGGGTTTTAATATTCCCTATACTCATTCTGAAGACAAACCTTCGAAAATGCTTATGAGTAAGTCATCTTTGGCTGGCGCTCATACCATGTTGCTCTGGTTGCTTGGCAGAACTCCCAATGCTCCCATAATCAAAGAAATCAAACCCACCGCTGCCATCGCCTGGAAAAAAATTGGTTACGGCAAGGTAGTGAGAAGGGGAAGTCACATACCTCTCTATGATTCATTACCACATGAAACCACAATATTAGGTGATGCCCTGAGTAAATCCCCTGAATCTACCTGGGAGAGAGTGGGAGATGAGTTTCTAGAGTCAGTATATATCGATGCTGGTGAAAATGGGTATTTCTCCGCTGGAGAATTCTCGGTTTTGACTGGCGAGGGTCAAATGGAATTCGTAACACCTGAAGAGATCGCTGATTTGACGCTTCTGGAGATCAAGGGTGGAAATACGGGGAATGACATCATTTCCAGTCTTGATTCATCTGTTTTGGCTCCTTCCTATCGAGCTGGACTCATCCGAAAGGATGCTCTGAAGAAAATGGAAGTCCTCGAGGAAGAAACGGGGAAGGATAGTGTGGCTTTCGAATTGCTGGGTCCACCCCGTCTCACAAAACTGTTATACGAAGTCTACATCCTCAAACGTCTTAAGGGAAATATATCAGAGGTCTTGAGTGCTGATCCTGAAGAGCTTGCAGGTCAAATGGAAAAGGAAATTCTCACCAATAAGGAGCTGCGCTCCACAATCCTCTCGGTTGGCACACCAATTCTATTCAAGGATGGTCTCACATTTCTCCGCGGTCCTGATATGTCTGAGCCAAATTTTGAGGGGAGAACTGTCCTTGAAATTAATCCTGAAAATATTGAGAAGTGGACCAGCGGGGGTTGGCTGGATTTGCGAAAATCTAATATTGAGAAGTGGCAGGAAAGACTTGCAGCATTGGGTGATGATATGGAGAAAGAAACCAAGCAGGATTATTCTTCCTATTACTTCAGGAACAGACGTTTTCTAGGGGCAACCCAACGTATGGATATTGGTATCATCGTCAATTGGGTATTGGAATACGAGGATAAAGGCTATCGCATCAAGTAG
- the tsaD gene encoding tRNA (adenosine(37)-N6)-threonylcarbamoyltransferase complex transferase subunit TsaD produces MQDTVILGIETSCDETAAALFRGPEMIHHITATQLVHTSYGGVVPEYASREHNKLLGPVVRGVLEQADMTLADVQGIAVTQGPGLAGSLLVGLSYAKGLALGLDIPIYGINHIEGHIFANFIGHKTLPTPFLCLLVSGGHTQLIHVENARDYKLIGQTRDDAAGEAFDKVARLLGIGYPGGPLIDKLSKQGNSNFHQFPRSAFKDSYDFSFSGLKTNVLQYISKQESAFIKAHLPDIAASFQEAVVDVLSKQTMQAASDLGHNRIVLAGGVAANSRLRERMVELAEEQDKTLYQPDMRYCTDNAAMIAYMGYWKAGNQGSDSLDMAAVPNLKLSFGG; encoded by the coding sequence ATGCAAGACACTGTTATCCTTGGGATTGAAACATCCTGTGATGAAACTGCGGCTGCTCTTTTTCGTGGGCCTGAAATGATTCACCACATTACAGCAACGCAACTTGTCCATACCAGTTATGGAGGAGTGGTACCTGAATACGCTTCCCGGGAGCACAATAAGCTGCTTGGTCCAGTAGTTCGAGGTGTACTTGAGCAGGCAGATATGACTCTGGCAGATGTCCAGGGGATTGCAGTAACCCAGGGACCAGGATTGGCGGGATCTTTATTGGTTGGTTTGAGCTATGCCAAAGGGCTCGCACTGGGTTTGGATATCCCCATATATGGCATCAATCATATTGAAGGTCATATTTTCGCCAATTTTATTGGTCACAAGACCTTACCCACACCCTTTCTCTGTCTATTGGTGTCTGGAGGTCACACGCAACTGATCCATGTTGAAAACGCCAGAGACTATAAGTTGATTGGCCAGACCCGAGATGATGCCGCTGGAGAGGCTTTCGATAAAGTCGCCAGACTGCTGGGTATTGGCTATCCGGGCGGACCACTTATTGATAAGCTGAGCAAACAAGGCAATTCGAATTTCCATCAGTTTCCCAGAAGTGCATTTAAGGATAGTTATGATTTTTCCTTTTCAGGACTTAAAACAAATGTACTTCAATATATTTCAAAGCAAGAGTCAGCGTTTATCAAAGCCCATTTACCTGATATTGCAGCCAGCTTTCAAGAGGCTGTGGTTGACGTTCTCTCAAAACAGACCATGCAGGCTGCCAGTGATCTAGGTCATAACAGGATAGTCTTGGCTGGTGGTGTAGCCGCAAACTCAAGACTCCGTGAGAGGATGGTAGAGCTGGCTGAAGAACAGGATAAAACGCTTTATCAACCGGATATGCGTTACTGTACCGACAATGCTGCCATGATCGCCTATATGGGCTATTGGAAAGCTGGTAATCAGGGATCGGATTCCCTGGATATGGCAGCCGTTCCCAATTTAAAACTCAGTTTTGGCGGCTAA
- the scpB gene encoding SMC-Scp complex subunit ScpB yields MEINELKQIVEALLIATPEPLTETRFHTCLGDSVSKIPLQEVIRELTIDYEQSGRAFFIKEVAGGYQIVTNGEFEPYIKGLFSKSGKLRLSQAALETLAIVSYKQPVTRNDIESIRGVSSDSSLRTLLDRKLLEIRGREDGPGRALLYRTSTEFLQYFGLNSVKDLPRLREVEDILAEDDQELV; encoded by the coding sequence TTGGAAATTAATGAATTAAAGCAGATTGTTGAAGCCTTGCTGATTGCTACGCCAGAGCCCCTCACAGAAACTCGCTTTCACACCTGTCTGGGGGATAGTGTCAGCAAAATACCCCTCCAGGAAGTCATTCGTGAGTTGACAATAGATTATGAGCAGTCCGGAAGGGCTTTTTTCATCAAGGAAGTTGCTGGCGGGTATCAGATCGTGACCAATGGAGAGTTCGAACCTTATATCAAGGGTCTATTTTCCAAATCTGGAAAACTCAGATTATCCCAGGCAGCGCTGGAAACACTGGCTATCGTGAGCTACAAGCAACCGGTAACCAGAAATGATATTGAGTCTATACGCGGTGTCAGCTCTGACTCTTCACTGCGCACACTCCTGGATAGGAAACTTTTGGAAATTCGTGGCCGAGAGGATGGTCCTGGACGCGCCCTCTTATATCGCACCAGCACTGAGTTTTTACAATACTTTGGTCTGAATTCAGTAAAAGACTTGCCTCGACTTAGAGAAGTAGAGGATATTCTTGCAGAGGACGACCAAGAGCTGGTTTAA